One segment of Acidimicrobiales bacterium DNA contains the following:
- a CDS encoding AarF/UbiB family protein — MSESPGGPADLEIGAFSDHAPWIVDPEQLSWRPVVATIRDLTRRQLPALLTPGRLPPGGRLSLVVGRFGYALVGWHRFERRSGDRSISRAGLSRRMRLAIEALGPTFIKLAQIISGGEGLFPDELVSEFKKCRDQVRPERFSTVRSVVEADLGRPLEEVFSEFDPEPLASASIAQVHAARLRSGEAVVVKVQRPQVQNLVQRDIEVMAWIAPFLVGRIPVTALANPPALVELFAQTIAEELDFRLEAENMLEVAQSFAQLGQRGYVIPRPHPTLVTRRVLVMERLDGFAFDDVAGMRDAGIDTEAIVRTGMIGFMEGCMLHGLFHGDLHGGNLFILPDGRTALLDFGITARMDDRRRQAFLRLLLTAMTNNVTGQVAALRDLGALPPDTDLEAVIADLGLDRAPIDPTTLTPDELITEIQGVVKSLVVYGARMPKELMLFVKNLVFLDGAIARLAPDLDLFAEITHIAMYFASTHGDTIARDVGIDPRNVDLDLSGVKAGFGVDPDEVSTMTYRDLQERRELIRERFRRRGAEAR; from the coding sequence GTGAGCGAGTCACCTGGCGGGCCGGCCGACCTCGAGATCGGGGCGTTCTCCGATCACGCCCCCTGGATCGTCGACCCCGAGCAGCTGTCGTGGCGACCCGTCGTCGCCACGATCCGGGACCTCACCCGCCGCCAGCTCCCCGCGCTGCTCACTCCTGGCCGACTCCCCCCGGGCGGCCGCCTGTCCCTGGTCGTCGGGCGATTCGGATATGCCCTGGTGGGGTGGCACCGGTTCGAACGCAGGTCGGGTGATCGCTCGATCTCCCGGGCGGGGCTGTCCCGGCGGATGCGCCTGGCGATCGAAGCCCTGGGACCCACCTTCATCAAGCTCGCGCAGATCATCTCCGGCGGCGAGGGCCTGTTCCCCGACGAGCTGGTGTCGGAGTTCAAGAAGTGCCGCGACCAGGTCCGGCCCGAGCGCTTCTCCACCGTACGATCCGTGGTCGAGGCCGATCTCGGCCGGCCGCTCGAAGAGGTGTTCTCCGAGTTCGACCCCGAGCCGCTGGCCTCCGCGTCCATCGCCCAGGTTCACGCGGCGCGGCTTCGCTCCGGTGAGGCGGTCGTGGTCAAGGTCCAACGCCCACAGGTGCAGAACCTGGTGCAGCGCGACATCGAGGTGATGGCGTGGATCGCCCCGTTCCTCGTGGGGCGCATCCCCGTCACCGCGCTCGCGAACCCCCCAGCGCTGGTCGAGCTGTTCGCCCAGACCATCGCCGAAGAGCTCGACTTCCGGCTCGAGGCCGAGAACATGCTCGAAGTCGCCCAGTCCTTTGCTCAGCTCGGACAGCGTGGCTACGTGATCCCCCGGCCCCACCCCACGCTGGTGACCCGGCGGGTACTGGTCATGGAGCGCCTCGACGGGTTCGCGTTCGACGACGTCGCCGGCATGCGCGACGCGGGGATCGACACCGAGGCCATCGTCCGTACGGGAATGATCGGGTTCATGGAGGGGTGCATGCTGCACGGTCTCTTCCACGGAGACCTGCACGGGGGCAACCTGTTCATCCTCCCCGACGGCCGCACCGCCCTGCTCGACTTCGGCATCACCGCTCGCATGGACGACCGGCGACGCCAGGCGTTCCTTCGGCTACTGCTCACCGCGATGACCAACAACGTCACCGGCCAGGTGGCGGCATTGCGTGACCTCGGCGCGCTCCCACCCGACACCGACCTCGAGGCCGTCATCGCCGACCTGGGCCTCGACCGGGCGCCCATCGACCCCACCACCCTGACTCCCGACGAGCTGATCACCGAGATCCAGGGCGTGGTGAAGTCGTTGGTGGTCTACGGGGCGAGGATGCCCAAGGAGCTGATGCTGTTCGTCAAGAACCTGGTGTTCCTCGACGGCGCGATCGCCCGCCTCGCGCCCGACCTCGACCTGTTCGCCGAGATCACCCACATCGCCATGTACTTCGCCAGCACCCACGGTGACACCATCGCCCGCGACGTCGGGATCGATCCCCGCAACGTCGACCTCGATCTCTCAGGGGTCAAGGCCGGCTTCGGTGTCGATCCAGACGAGGTCTCCACCATGACCTACCGCGACCTGCAAGAGCGCCGAGAGCTCATCCGCGAGCGCTTCCGTCGGCGCGGAGCCGAGGCCCGCTAG
- the nucS gene encoding endonuclease NucS produces the protein MRLVVARCSVQYEGRLRAHLPLATRLIMVKADGCVAIHADGGAYKPLNWMTAPNQLVESDHEWRVTNPKGEALVITIDEIISDTSHELGTDPGLTKDGVEAHLQELLAANPDAIRDGLSLIRREYPTDIGPVDLLCRDASGRLVAVEVKRRGEIDGVEQLTRYLDQLRGDPSHGEVRGVFVAQAIKPQARTLAATRDIDCVEVDYDELRGVESPHLRLF, from the coding sequence GTGCGGCTCGTCGTCGCCCGGTGCTCGGTGCAGTACGAGGGCCGCCTCCGCGCCCATCTCCCCCTGGCGACGCGCCTCATCATGGTGAAGGCCGACGGTTGCGTCGCGATCCATGCCGACGGCGGCGCCTACAAGCCCCTCAACTGGATGACCGCTCCCAACCAGCTCGTCGAGAGCGACCACGAGTGGCGGGTCACCAACCCCAAGGGCGAGGCGCTGGTCATCACCATCGACGAGATCATCTCCGACACGAGCCACGAGCTCGGGACCGATCCCGGCCTCACCAAGGACGGCGTCGAGGCCCACCTCCAGGAGCTCCTGGCGGCGAACCCCGACGCAATCCGCGACGGGCTGTCGCTCATCCGGCGCGAGTACCCCACCGACATCGGCCCGGTCGACCTGCTGTGTCGCGACGCGTCGGGGCGCCTCGTCGCCGTCGAGGTGAAGCGCCGCGGTGAGATCGACGGTGTGGAACAGCTCACCCGCTACCTCGATCAGCTCAGGGGCGATCCCTCCCACGGCGAGGTCCGAGGGGTGTTCGTGGCCCAGGCGATCAAGCCCCAGGCCCGCACCCTGGCCGCCACCCGCGACATCGACTGCGTCGAGGTCGACTACGACGAGCTCCGGGGCGTCGAGTCCCCCCACCTGCGCCTGTTCTGA
- a CDS encoding 3'(2'),5'-bisphosphate nucleotidase CysQ: MNQPIPALGDGDELDDHEVAIAVARAAGDLLLALRDDLVDRGASSRALGDEGDRQAHDLIIATLDELRPDDAVLSEEGRDHPYAMHENRAWIVDPLDGTREYGEYPRTDWAVHVALVEDHQPIAGAVALPGVGITLGTRPPPAWPPPSGEAPKLVVSRSRPAAISYEIADALGGDLVPLGSAGAKAMAVVLGEADIYAHAGGQYEWDSCAPVAVAAAAGLHVSRIDGSPLRYNRPDPWLPDLLICRPEYASTVIDLVRHRIGSRIEDEETHLWR; encoded by the coding sequence TTGAACCAGCCCATACCCGCGCTCGGCGATGGCGACGAGCTCGACGACCACGAGGTCGCGATCGCGGTCGCCCGCGCCGCCGGCGACCTCCTGCTGGCGCTCCGCGACGACCTGGTCGACCGCGGCGCCTCCAGCCGGGCGCTCGGCGACGAGGGCGACCGTCAGGCCCACGACCTCATCATCGCCACGCTCGACGAGCTCCGGCCCGACGATGCGGTGCTCTCCGAGGAGGGACGCGACCACCCCTACGCGATGCACGAGAACCGCGCCTGGATCGTCGATCCCCTCGACGGCACCCGCGAGTACGGCGAGTACCCCCGCACCGACTGGGCGGTGCACGTGGCCCTGGTCGAGGATCATCAGCCGATCGCCGGGGCCGTCGCGCTCCCCGGAGTCGGGATCACCCTCGGCACCCGGCCGCCACCAGCCTGGCCTCCGCCGAGCGGTGAAGCCCCCAAGCTGGTGGTCAGCCGCAGCCGGCCTGCCGCGATCAGCTACGAGATCGCCGACGCCCTCGGTGGCGATCTCGTCCCGCTCGGATCGGCCGGAGCCAAGGCCATGGCCGTGGTGCTCGGCGAGGCCGACATCTATGCCCACGCCGGCGGCCAGTACGAGTGGGACTCATGCGCACCGGTGGCAGTGGCGGCCGCGGCCGGGCTCCACGTCTCGAGGATCGACGGAAGCCCACTGAGGTACAACCGGCCAGACCCCTGGTTGCCCGACCTGTTGATCTGCCGTCCCGAGTACGCCTCCACCGTGATCGACCTGGTCCGCCATCGGATCGGCAGCCGGATCGAGGACGAGGAAACACACCTGTGGCGGTGA
- a CDS encoding glycine betaine ABC transporter substrate-binding protein produces the protein MFQHRRNRLMRILALVAALAIFAGACGNDDSDDDTGAGDGDDTTTTAADDGNGDMAAPECDSVSIGWIPWDEDVAVTFLWQALLEGQGVDVELTQLDVAPVYAGVAEGDLDLFLDAWLPATHSDYWDEFGDQLESLSIWYDQGTLELAVPDYVEIDSIADLAGQADTFDGQIIGIEPGAGLMRVTAEEAIPTYGLDDYTLVEGGTPAMLAELERAVGSEEPIVVTLWHPHWAYAAYPLKDLEDPEGAMGEAEELHAVARADFSSECPTIAGWLSNFEMDGDSLSSLTDLVINEYDTGEEADAVEEWLSDDANRSLVDGWMS, from the coding sequence ATGTTCCAACATCGACGTAACCGCTTGATGCGGATCTTGGCGTTGGTCGCCGCACTGGCGATCTTCGCCGGCGCATGTGGCAACGACGACAGCGACGACGACACCGGTGCCGGTGACGGTGACGACACGACCACCACCGCGGCCGACGACGGCAACGGCGACATGGCTGCACCCGAGTGCGACTCGGTGTCGATCGGCTGGATCCCCTGGGACGAAGACGTCGCTGTCACCTTCCTGTGGCAGGCGCTGCTGGAAGGGCAGGGTGTCGATGTCGAGCTCACCCAGCTCGATGTGGCGCCGGTGTACGCCGGTGTCGCCGAGGGCGACCTCGACCTGTTCCTCGATGCGTGGCTGCCCGCCACCCACTCCGACTACTGGGACGAGTTCGGTGATCAGCTCGAGAGCCTGTCCATCTGGTACGACCAGGGCACGCTCGAGCTCGCTGTTCCCGACTACGTCGAGATCGACTCCATCGCCGACCTCGCCGGTCAGGCCGACACCTTCGACGGCCAGATCATCGGCATCGAGCCGGGTGCCGGCCTCATGCGGGTGACCGCCGAGGAAGCCATTCCCACCTACGGTCTCGACGACTACACCCTCGTCGAGGGCGGGACCCCGGCCATGCTGGCCGAGCTCGAGCGGGCCGTCGGTAGCGAGGAGCCCATCGTGGTCACGCTGTGGCACCCGCACTGGGCCTACGCCGCCTACCCGCTCAAGGATCTCGAGGATCCCGAGGGCGCAATGGGCGAGGCCGAGGAGCTGCACGCCGTCGCTCGTGCCGACTTCTCGAGCGAGTGCCCCACCATCGCCGGCTGGCTCTCGAACTTCGAGATGGACGGCGATTCGCTCTCGTCGCTCACCGACCTGGTGATCAACGAGTACGACACCGGTGAGGAAGCAGACGCCGTCGAGGAGTGGCTCTCCGACGACGCCAACCGGTCGTTGGTCGACGGCTGGATGAGCTGA
- a CDS encoding proline/glycine betaine ABC transporter permease: MPELPRTPVGDRVDNIVDWLTDNVNWLFDFISEVLQFFIDALEDLLTWPDPLVLIVIFALFAWWIRSAMFGLFTLLAMALVESMRLWEASMSSLSLVLVASLVAIVIGVPLGITTSRSTVVSTIVRPMLDFMQTMPAFVYLVPAIVFFGIGQVPGVVATVVFSMPPAVRFTELGIRQVDEEVVEAGHAFGSAPSQILTKIQLPLALPTIMAGINQVIMLALSMVVISGMVGAGGVGAVVFRGITRLDVGLGVEGGLAVVILAIFLDRITAAIGDRASQFRDRSAA, from the coding sequence GTGCCTGAGCTGCCCCGCACTCCGGTCGGTGACCGTGTCGACAACATCGTCGACTGGTTGACCGACAACGTCAACTGGCTGTTCGACTTCATCAGCGAGGTCCTGCAGTTCTTCATCGACGCCCTCGAGGACCTGCTCACCTGGCCCGATCCGCTCGTGCTCATCGTGATCTTCGCGCTGTTCGCGTGGTGGATCCGCAGCGCGATGTTCGGGCTCTTCACGCTGCTCGCCATGGCCCTGGTCGAGAGCATGCGCCTGTGGGAGGCCTCGATGTCCTCGCTGTCACTGGTGCTGGTGGCCAGTCTGGTGGCCATCGTCATCGGTGTCCCGCTCGGCATCACCACCTCGCGCAGCACGGTGGTGAGCACGATCGTCCGCCCCATGCTCGACTTCATGCAGACGATGCCGGCGTTCGTCTACTTGGTGCCGGCCATCGTGTTCTTCGGCATCGGCCAGGTGCCGGGCGTGGTCGCCACCGTGGTGTTCTCGATGCCCCCCGCGGTGCGTTTCACCGAGCTCGGCATCCGCCAGGTGGACGAGGAGGTGGTCGAGGCCGGACACGCGTTCGGTTCCGCTCCCTCGCAGATCCTCACCAAGATCCAGCTGCCGCTCGCCCTGCCCACGATCATGGCGGGGATCAACCAGGTCATCATGCTCGCGTTGTCTATGGTCGTCATCTCGGGCATGGTGGGAGCAGGTGGCGTCGGAGCCGTGGTGTTCCGAGGTATCACTCGCCTCGACGTCGGACTCGGCGTCGAGGGTGGTCTGGCCGTGGTGATCCTTGCGATCTTCCTCGACCGGATCACCGCCGCGATCGGTGACCGTGCGTCGCAGTTCCGCGATCGTTCGGCCGCCTGA
- the ettA gene encoding energy-dependent translational throttle protein EttA gives MSAQFIYTMRKVSRHYPPDRTVLSDITLAFYPGAKIGVIGANGSGKSSLLRIMAGIDDGFTGEAVLTKGFSVGHLPQEPELDPTKDVHANVMDGVGETAALLTRYDEVLAGWADPDADYDKLGAEQADLETKIEAANAWDLSRTVEIAMDALRLPLADADVSTLSGGERRRVALCRLLLSHPDLLLLDEPTNHLDAESVAWLERFLADYSGTVVAVTHDRYFLDNVAGWILELDRGRGYPFEGNYSSWLEQKQARLAQEEKTESARQRTLTRELEWVRMAPKARQAKGKARLSAYESLLAEAQSGTDRPDKLSITIPAGDRLGDVVIEADHLTKGYGDKLLIEDLSFNLPRAGIVGVIGPNGAGKTTLFRMITGQEEPDGGQLRVGPTVQFAYVDQSREVLDPGRTIYEEITDGADTMVVGGREVNGRAYVAGFNFKGPDQQKKVGELSGGERNRVHLAKVLTTGGNVLLLDEPTNDLDVDTLRSLEDGLEAFPGCAVIISHDRWFLDRIATHVLAFEGDSQVRWFEGNFSEYEAFRHKELGADADQPHRIKYKPLVRS, from the coding sequence ATGAGCGCCCAGTTCATCTACACCATGCGCAAGGTCTCGCGGCACTACCCGCCGGACCGCACCGTCCTGTCCGACATCACGCTCGCGTTCTACCCCGGCGCCAAGATCGGTGTCATCGGAGCGAACGGATCCGGCAAGTCGTCGCTGCTCCGGATCATGGCCGGGATCGACGACGGCTTCACCGGCGAGGCGGTCCTCACCAAGGGGTTCAGCGTCGGCCACCTGCCACAGGAGCCCGAGCTCGACCCGACCAAGGACGTGCACGCCAACGTGATGGACGGTGTCGGCGAGACCGCGGCGCTGCTGACCCGCTACGACGAGGTGCTCGCCGGGTGGGCAGACCCCGACGCCGACTACGACAAGCTCGGTGCCGAACAAGCCGACCTCGAGACCAAGATCGAAGCGGCCAACGCCTGGGACCTATCGCGCACCGTCGAGATCGCCATGGACGCGCTCCGGCTGCCGCTCGCCGACGCCGACGTGTCCACGCTCTCGGGTGGCGAACGGCGCCGGGTGGCGCTGTGTCGACTCCTGCTCTCCCACCCCGACCTGTTGCTGCTCGACGAACCCACCAACCACCTCGACGCCGAATCGGTGGCGTGGCTCGAACGCTTCCTCGCCGACTACTCGGGAACCGTCGTCGCGGTCACCCACGACCGGTACTTCCTCGACAACGTGGCCGGTTGGATCCTCGAACTCGACCGCGGGCGGGGCTACCCGTTCGAGGGGAACTACAGCTCCTGGCTCGAACAGAAGCAGGCACGCCTCGCCCAGGAGGAGAAGACCGAGTCGGCGCGACAACGAACCCTCACCCGCGAGCTCGAATGGGTGCGCATGGCCCCCAAGGCTCGTCAGGCGAAGGGCAAAGCTCGCCTGAGCGCCTACGAGTCGCTCCTCGCCGAGGCCCAGTCCGGAACCGATCGACCCGACAAGCTCTCGATCACCATCCCCGCGGGCGATCGTCTCGGTGACGTGGTGATCGAAGCCGACCACCTCACCAAGGGCTACGGCGACAAGCTTCTGATCGAGGACCTCTCGTTCAACCTCCCCCGCGCGGGCATCGTCGGTGTCATCGGACCCAACGGAGCGGGCAAGACCACCCTGTTCCGCATGATCACCGGTCAGGAGGAGCCCGACGGCGGCCAGCTCCGCGTCGGCCCCACGGTCCAGTTCGCCTACGTCGACCAATCACGAGAGGTGCTCGACCCCGGGCGCACCATCTACGAGGAGATCACCGACGGCGCCGACACGATGGTCGTGGGCGGCCGCGAGGTCAACGGTCGGGCCTATGTCGCGGGGTTCAACTTCAAGGGACCCGATCAGCAGAAGAAGGTCGGTGAGCTCTCCGGCGGTGAACGCAACCGCGTGCATCTGGCCAAGGTGCTCACGACCGGCGGCAACGTGTTGCTGCTGGACGAGCCCACCAACGATCTCGACGTCGACACCCTTCGCTCGCTCGAGGATGGACTCGAGGCGTTTCCCGGGTGTGCGGTCATCATCAGCCACGACCGCTGGTTCCTCGACCGCATCGCCACCCACGTGCTCGCCTTCGAAGGCGACTCGCAGGTCCGGTGGTTCGAAGGCAACTTCAGCGAGTACGAGGCGTTTCGCCACAAGGAGCTCGGCGCCGACGCCGACCAGCCCCACCGCATCAAGTACAAGCCGTTGGTGCGAAGTTGA
- a CDS encoding glycine betaine/L-proline ABC transporter ATP-binding protein — MSELELNNVYKIFGGNTDQALKLLDEGYPRYEVEKETGSVAAVIDATLQIERGELFVVMGLSGSGKSTLVRMINLLFQPTAGQVVVSGRDITDLPARELRKIRAEQISMVFQHFALMPHRTVLDNAAWGLETQKVPPDERRERARESLQVVGLGDRVDAYPGQLSGGMKQRVGLARALATDAPILLMDEAFSALDPLIRREMQDQILDLQATLAKTVVFITHDLNEAMRIGDRIAVMKDGRMVQIGTAENILQDPANDYVASFVQDVDRSRVLTASSVMEDPVATLGPHEGPRAAMRIMREHQVSGLYVVGPHRRLWGSVRDDAVTEAARRDVAIEKVLTTDVPSVGPDAALFEILAPAAESALPLAVVDDDGRLLGVIPRVTLLAALSGESDLDLDESLDDLSPNFGDGPDAGGSGEPQEAAGA, encoded by the coding sequence GTGAGCGAACTCGAACTGAACAACGTCTACAAGATCTTTGGTGGCAACACCGATCAGGCCCTGAAGCTGCTCGACGAGGGATACCCCAGGTACGAGGTCGAGAAGGAGACCGGGTCGGTCGCCGCGGTGATCGACGCGACCCTCCAGATCGAACGTGGCGAGCTGTTCGTCGTCATGGGGTTGTCGGGGTCGGGGAAGTCGACCCTGGTCCGCATGATCAACCTGTTGTTCCAACCAACCGCTGGGCAGGTGGTCGTCAGCGGCAGGGACATCACCGACCTCCCAGCTCGTGAGCTGCGAAAGATCCGGGCCGAGCAGATCAGCATGGTGTTCCAGCACTTCGCCCTCATGCCCCACCGCACCGTGCTCGACAACGCGGCGTGGGGGCTCGAGACCCAGAAGGTGCCGCCCGACGAGCGGCGCGAGCGTGCCCGCGAGTCGCTGCAGGTCGTCGGGCTCGGCGACCGCGTCGACGCCTATCCGGGTCAGCTCTCGGGCGGCATGAAGCAGCGGGTTGGTCTTGCTCGGGCGTTGGCCACCGATGCTCCCATCCTGTTGATGGACGAGGCGTTCAGCGCCCTCGATCCGCTCATCCGCCGCGAGATGCAGGATCAGATCCTCGATCTGCAGGCGACGTTGGCCAAGACCGTCGTGTTCATCACCCACGACCTCAACGAGGCGATGCGCATCGGCGATCGCATCGCCGTGATGAAGGACGGTCGCATGGTGCAGATCGGCACCGCCGAGAACATCCTCCAGGATCCCGCCAACGACTACGTCGCCTCGTTCGTCCAAGACGTCGACCGTTCACGGGTGCTCACCGCCTCCAGCGTCATGGAGGACCCGGTGGCCACACTCGGCCCCCACGAAGGGCCGCGAGCGGCCATGCGGATCATGCGTGAGCACCAGGTGTCGGGCCTCTATGTGGTCGGACCCCACCGCAGGCTGTGGGGTTCGGTCCGCGACGACGCCGTCACCGAGGCGGCACGGCGCGACGTCGCCATCGAGAAGGTGCTCACCACCGACGTCCCCTCGGTGGGCCCCGACGCCGCCCTGTTCGAGATCCTCGCCCCCGCTGCCGAGAGCGCGCTGCCGCTCGCCGTGGTCGATGACGACGGCCGGCTCCTCGGGGTCATCCCCCGGGTGACGCTGCTGGCAGCCCTCTCCGGCGAGTCCGACCTCGACCTCGACGAATCGCTCGACGATCTGTCCCCGAACTTCGGGGACGGGCCTGATGCCGGTGGCTCCGGCGAACCGCAGGAGGCCGCCGGTGCCTGA
- a CDS encoding S1 RNA-binding domain-containing protein gives MASKHVVVDGSNIATEGRSLPSLRQLDEAVRAFLAEHPHDVVTVVVDATFGHRIDKSERAQYEDAVLAGEIVSPPAGAVGRGDAFVLQIADKAGATVLSNDSFQEFHGTYSWLFDEGRLIGGKPVEHVGWIFLPRTPVRGPTSRRATREGKSTSAKPAPSEAKTKQPARRTKKASGDGPKEKAQAESTRPSKSKTPSRSSNASRDTKATDAPVRAGKGSGGSKPRGNKIEPLNPPMTFINFVASHPIGSEVKGTVERFSSHGAYVNVDDAQCYIPLKAMSEPPPRRARDVLTLGESRRFVVQSFDTPRRGIDLALPDSGLAEAAEGKAGALDANAVPEQHGDHRASNVPAGTRTRTRRTTPVATKKASAKKKAPAKKKAPAKKTPTKKKAPAKKAPAKKAPAKKKAPAKKKAPAKKKAPAKKKAPAKKKAPAKKKAPAKKKAPAKKKAPAKKKAPAKKKAPARRR, from the coding sequence ATGGCATCGAAACACGTCGTGGTCGACGGCTCCAACATCGCGACCGAGGGTCGCAGCCTGCCCAGCCTCCGTCAGCTCGACGAGGCGGTGCGGGCCTTCCTTGCCGAGCACCCACACGATGTGGTCACCGTCGTGGTCGATGCCACGTTCGGACACCGCATCGACAAGTCCGAGCGTGCCCAGTACGAAGACGCGGTCCTGGCAGGCGAGATCGTCTCACCGCCGGCGGGCGCAGTCGGTCGGGGCGATGCCTTCGTCCTGCAGATCGCCGACAAGGCCGGTGCCACCGTGCTCTCCAACGACTCGTTCCAGGAGTTCCACGGCACCTACTCGTGGCTGTTCGACGAGGGTCGGCTGATCGGCGGCAAGCCGGTCGAGCACGTCGGATGGATCTTCCTGCCACGAACTCCGGTGCGGGGGCCGACGAGTCGACGCGCCACCCGCGAGGGCAAGTCCACCAGCGCCAAGCCAGCTCCGAGCGAGGCCAAGACCAAGCAGCCGGCCCGTCGAACCAAGAAGGCCAGCGGCGACGGACCGAAGGAGAAGGCTCAGGCCGAGTCCACCCGTCCCTCCAAGTCGAAGACCCCCAGCCGCTCCTCGAACGCGTCCCGCGACACGAAAGCGACCGATGCCCCGGTCCGAGCGGGAAAGGGTTCCGGCGGGTCGAAGCCGCGCGGGAACAAGATCGAACCGCTCAACCCCCCGATGACCTTCATCAACTTCGTCGCCTCGCATCCGATCGGTAGTGAGGTGAAGGGAACGGTCGAACGCTTCTCGTCGCACGGCGCGTACGTCAACGTCGACGACGCGCAGTGCTACATCCCGCTGAAGGCGATGTCGGAACCACCACCACGACGTGCTCGCGATGTCTTGACCCTTGGCGAGTCGCGTCGGTTCGTGGTCCAATCCTTCGACACGCCGCGACGCGGCATCGATCTTGCACTCCCCGATTCGGGACTCGCCGAGGCGGCGGAGGGCAAGGCTGGCGCACTCGACGCCAACGCAGTACCCGAGCAACACGGAGACCACCGCGCGTCGAACGTGCCGGCGGGCACCCGAACCCGGACAAGGAGAACCACACCAGTGGCAACCAAGAAGGCATCAGCCAAGAAGAAGGCGCCCGCGAAGAAGAAGGCGCCAGCCAAGAAGACTCCGACCAAGAAGAAGGCGCCCGCCAAGAAGGCGCCAGCCAAGAAGGCGCCTGCCAAGAAGAAGGCGCCTGCCAAGAAGAAGGCGCCTGCCAAGAAGAAGGCGCCTGCCAAGAAGAAGGCGCCCGCCAAGAAGAAGGCGCCCGCCAAGAAGAAGGCACCGGCCAAGAAGAAGGCACCGGCCAAGAAGAAGGCGCCGGCCAAGAAGAAGGCGCCGGCCAAGAAGAAGGCCCCCGCCAGAAGGCGCTGA
- a CDS encoding MaoC/PaaZ C-terminal domain-containing protein: MAINPDAVGAKGEPGRRRWTSKDALLYAVSVGAGSIDPVGFELEFTTENTRGVDQRALPTMAVVLGAGGGAMANVGSFNPAMLVHGEQAITLHRELPVDGELESQSEIVGIYDKGKGAVIATESNSTLVETGEPLFSTRSSVFISGEGGFGGERGPSGPTNVAPEREPDHEVTYSTRPDQALTYRLNGDRNPLHSDKSFSDVAGFPKPILHGLCTYGFTGRALLHHLCDSDPARFKHMEGRFASPVLPGDDLTVRMWRTGDGEAVFTTSVGDKVVLSSGLCRFD, translated from the coding sequence ATGGCCATCAATCCCGATGCGGTGGGCGCCAAGGGCGAGCCCGGCCGGCGGCGTTGGACGAGCAAGGACGCACTGCTCTACGCGGTGAGCGTCGGTGCGGGCAGCATCGATCCCGTGGGCTTCGAGCTGGAGTTCACCACCGAGAACACCCGTGGGGTCGACCAACGGGCGTTGCCGACCATGGCGGTGGTGCTCGGCGCGGGCGGCGGTGCGATGGCCAACGTCGGTAGCTTCAACCCGGCCATGCTCGTGCACGGTGAACAGGCCATCACCCTGCACCGGGAGCTCCCGGTCGACGGCGAGCTCGAGTCCCAGAGCGAGATCGTCGGCATCTACGACAAGGGCAAGGGCGCGGTGATCGCCACCGAGTCGAACTCCACCCTGGTCGAGACGGGCGAGCCGCTGTTCAGCACCCGTTCGTCGGTGTTCATCTCCGGCGAGGGTGGCTTCGGTGGCGAACGCGGTCCGTCGGGGCCCACCAACGTGGCACCCGAGCGCGAGCCCGACCACGAGGTCACCTACTCGACCCGACCCGACCAGGCGCTCACCTACCGGCTCAACGGCGACCGCAACCCGTTGCACTCCGACAAGTCGTTCTCCGACGTCGCCGGCTTCCCCAAGCCCATCCTGCACGGCTTGTGCACCTACGGCTTCACCGGCAGGGCGCTGCTGCACCACCTGTGCGACTCCGATCCCGCCCGCTTCAAGCACATGGAGGGGCGTTTCGCCTCCCCGGTGCTGCCGGGAGATGATCTCACCGTGCGCATGTGGCGGACCGGTGACGGCGAGGCCGTGTTCACCACCTCGGTGGGCGACAAGGTGGTGCTGTCGAGCGGGCTGTGCCGGTTCGATTGA